The nucleotide window TACTTGAGTTCGACCTTGGCGCCAGCGGCCTCGAGCTTCTTCTTGATGTCCTCGGCGTCAGCCTTGGAAGCACCTTCCTTGACAGCCTTAGGAGCGCCTTCAACGAGATCCTTGGCTTCTTTAAGGCCCAAGCCGGTGATGGCGCGGACTTCCTTAATGACGCCGATCTTGTTCGCGCCGGCCTCAACGAGGACAACGTTGAACTCGGTCTTCTCTTCGACGAC belongs to Opitutus sp. and includes:
- the rplL gene encoding 50S ribosomal protein L7/L12; its protein translation is MSNITKDQVIDWLSAQTVLELASIVKDLEAKWGVSAAAAVAAAPAGGAAAAVVEEKTEFNVVLVEAGANKIGVIKEVRAITGLGLKEAKDLVEGAPKAVKEGASKADAEDIKKKLEAAGAKVELK